In Mariluticola halotolerans, one DNA window encodes the following:
- a CDS encoding YcjX family protein — protein MAQPPANIVDEVGIALGNLGDAATGMFTPTLRLGVTGLSRAGKTIFITALIHNLLTNSRMPGFGPLADGRLIGAQLTEHPDRGMPRFAYEQHLAALTGKEPHWPESTRRISQIRVTLKFQSGNWLTGMLGTSQLNLDIVDYPGEWLLDLPLLSLSFAEWSEQALARARRAGSAEDAKPFLEALASIDSAKPALDTDAELLASTFTQYLRASRHDGRALSTLPPGRFLLPGDMEGSPALTFAPLPTPDQAQKHNSLYAMLERRYEAYKSLLVRPFFRDHFARLDRQIVLVDALRALNAGPEAVADLETALTDVLACFRAGSPNPFIQLIARRIDRILFAATKADHLHHASHDRLEAVLNRLVANAARRAKFVGAETRSLALASIRATSEDVIEENGEKLDVIVGTPEKGERLGDEVYDGKTEIALFPGDLPEKAETVLQPDGEPVDLNFMRFMPPQKLARTEHGDPILPYIRLDRALDFLLGDWLK, from the coding sequence ATGGCGCAGCCCCCAGCCAATATTGTTGATGAGGTCGGCATTGCGCTCGGCAATCTGGGTGATGCCGCCACCGGCATGTTCACCCCGACGCTGCGCCTCGGCGTTACCGGGCTTTCACGCGCCGGCAAGACGATTTTCATCACTGCGCTGATCCACAATCTTTTGACCAATAGCCGCATGCCCGGTTTCGGCCCGCTGGCGGATGGGCGGTTGATCGGGGCGCAATTGACGGAACATCCCGACCGGGGCATGCCGCGCTTTGCCTATGAACAGCATCTGGCGGCATTGACCGGGAAAGAACCGCACTGGCCTGAAAGCACAAGGCGGATTTCGCAAATCCGGGTGACGCTGAAATTTCAAAGCGGCAACTGGCTGACCGGCATGCTAGGGACAAGCCAGCTCAATCTCGATATTGTCGATTATCCGGGCGAATGGCTGCTCGATCTGCCGCTCCTCTCGCTGAGTTTTGCTGAATGGTCGGAACAGGCGCTGGCCCGTGCCCGCAGGGCTGGTTCGGCGGAGGATGCCAAGCCGTTTCTTGAGGCGCTGGCTTCAATCGACAGTGCCAAACCGGCGCTCGACACGGATGCGGAGCTGCTGGCGAGCACCTTTACCCAATATCTGCGCGCCAGCCGCCATGATGGGCGCGCCCTTTCCACCCTGCCGCCGGGGCGGTTTTTGCTGCCCGGCGATATGGAGGGGTCGCCCGCCCTCACCTTTGCGCCGCTGCCGACGCCGGATCAGGCGCAAAAGCACAATAGTCTCTATGCCATGCTGGAACGGCGCTATGAGGCCTATAAGAGCCTTCTGGTGCGGCCTTTCTTTCGGGACCACTTTGCCCGGCTGGACCGGCAAATCGTCTTGGTGGACGCTCTGAGGGCCCTGAATGCCGGCCCTGAGGCCGTGGCTGACCTCGAAACGGCGCTGACCGACGTGCTGGCATGTTTCCGGGCCGGGTCGCCCAATCCGTTTATCCAGCTCATTGCAAGACGGATCGACCGGATCCTGTTTGCCGCGACCAAGGCCGATCATTTGCATCACGCCTCCCATGACCGGCTGGAAGCGGTGCTGAACCGGCTGGTAGCCAATGCGGCGCGGCGGGCGAAATTTGTCGGCGCTGAAACACGCTCGCTGGCGCTGGCCTCGATCCGGGCCACGTCCGAGGATGTGATCGAAGAGAATGGCGAAAAGCTTGATGTCATTGTCGGCACGCCGGAAAAGGGTGAACGGCTGGGTGATGAAGTTTACGATGGCAAAACGGAAATTGCCCTTTTCCCCGGCGACTTGCCGGAAAAGGCCGAAACAGTGCTGCAGCCAGACGGCGAACCGGTTGACCTGAACTTCATGCGCTTCATGCCGCCGCAAAAGCTGGCCAGAACTGAACATGGCGACCCCATTCTGCCCTATATCCGGCTCGACCGCGCCCTCGATTTTCTGCTTGGAGACTGGCTGAAATGA
- a CDS encoding YcjF family protein, with amino-acid sequence MKKPMARPTQAKTSTSETVRTPRVFTPKPNTEIIETFSEEDAVDLTPTPQRKRGRWLRRILFTTAGILVSLGLGLAAEQLIRDLFARYEWLGWAGMVALVLFVLAVIALIVREITALLRLRSLNAMRAEAAAVLISDKGDDGRKLIGELEMLYATRADLARPRAALDADAKALLDGSDMVHMAERALMGPLDARAKALTAASARRVAIVTAISPRALVDIAFVGYESFKLARGIAELYGARPGLFGAWRLAGAILGHLAVTGGVALGDSVVQQLVGHGLAAKVSARLGEGLVNGLMTVRVGIAAMRVTRPLPFSALKQPVVMDFMTDLANIASKGGKT; translated from the coding sequence ATGAAAAAGCCCATGGCCCGCCCGACCCAGGCAAAAACATCGACCAGCGAGACCGTGCGCACGCCGCGCGTTTTCACGCCCAAGCCGAACACGGAAATCATCGAGACCTTCAGCGAAGAAGATGCGGTTGATTTGACCCCGACGCCGCAGCGCAAGCGGGGCCGCTGGTTGCGACGGATCCTGTTCACCACGGCCGGTATTCTGGTGTCGCTGGGGCTGGGGCTCGCGGCCGAACAGCTGATCCGCGATCTGTTTGCCCGCTATGAATGGCTGGGTTGGGCCGGCATGGTCGCGCTGGTGCTGTTTGTTCTGGCAGTGATCGCCCTGATTGTGCGCGAGATCACCGCCTTGTTGCGCTTGCGCAGCCTCAACGCCATGCGGGCGGAAGCTGCGGCGGTATTGATCAGTGACAAGGGTGATGATGGGCGCAAACTGATCGGCGAACTTGAAATGCTTTATGCGACGCGAGCTGATCTGGCGCGGCCACGGGCGGCGCTGGATGCTGATGCAAAGGCGCTGCTGGACGGAAGCGATATGGTGCACATGGCCGAACGGGCATTGATGGGGCCGCTTGACGCCCGCGCCAAAGCCCTCACCGCAGCCTCTGCCCGGCGCGTTGCCATTGTCACGGCGATTTCACCGCGTGCTCTCGTCGATATTGCCTTTGTCGGCTATGAGAGCTTCAAGCTGGCGCGCGGCATTGCCGAACTTTATGGGGCGCGGCCGGGCCTGTTTGGTGCCTGGCGGCTGGCGGGGGCCATTCTGGGCCATCTGGCGGTGACCGGTGGGGTGGCGCTGGGTGACAGCGTGGTGCAGCAGCTGGTGGGGCATGGACTTGCGGCCAAGGTATCTGCCCGGCTGGGCGAAGGACTGGTCAACGGGTTGATGACCGTCCGGGTTGGTATCGCGGCGATGCGCGTGACCCGCCCCCTGCCCTTTTCGGCGCTCAAGCAACCGGTTGTGATGGATTTTATGACCGATCTGGCAAATATCGCCAGCAAGGGCGGCAAGACCTAG
- a CDS encoding LysE family translocator, whose amino-acid sequence MSLIEFLPYVIALGIAAAIPGPGIAASVGKALGSGFRPAFYFMNGLVLGDLTYLTFAVLGLSAIAALFSGFFVVVKFAGAAYLLWLAWNFWRAGIDPEKMHAGQGAGFLSSFTAGFSVTMGNPKTIIFYMALLPSVIDLTTVTLQSYLILAVLTVIVLYLVVIPYIALASRARAFLRNPRALRLLNRGAATAMASAAAFIVIREG is encoded by the coding sequence ATGAGCCTGATTGAATTTTTGCCCTATGTAATTGCCCTTGGAATTGCCGCGGCCATTCCCGGTCCCGGCATTGCGGCCAGTGTCGGCAAGGCGCTCGGCTCCGGGTTCCGGCCGGCCTTCTATTTCATGAACGGGCTGGTGCTGGGTGATCTGACCTATCTCACCTTTGCCGTCCTCGGGCTCTCGGCCATCGCCGCACTGTTCTCCGGCTTTTTTGTCGTGGTGAAATTCGCCGGTGCCGCCTATCTGCTCTGGCTGGCCTGGAATTTCTGGCGTGCGGGCATCGATCCGGAAAAAATGCACGCAGGGCAGGGCGCGGGGTTCTTGTCTTCCTTCACCGCCGGATTTTCCGTGACCATGGGCAATCCCAAAACCATTATTTTTTATATGGCCCTGCTGCCCAGCGTCATCGATCTGACCACCGTCACCCTGCAAAGCTATCTGATATTGGCGGTATTGACGGTGATCGTCCTCTATCTTGTGGTCATCCCTTATATCGCGCTGGCCAGCCGCGCCCGCGCATTCCTGCGCAATCCGCGCGCCTTGCGGCTGCTTAACCGGGGCGCTGCCACGGCCATGGCAAGCGCTGCCGCTTTCATCGTTATCCGCGAAGGCTAG
- a CDS encoding alpha,alpha-trehalose-phosphate synthase (UDP-forming) yields the protein MKPLVVVSNRTPGKEAAAGGLAVALKKVLSAQDGFWFGWSGEFSETPPAAASFEDIDGLSVGTIPLSREAHHGYYEGYSNSVLWPAFHHRLDLVTIEPGQFEAYLGVNRAFAEALAAEITEDHVIWVHDYHLIPLGQELRRLGVKNKIGFFLHIPMPGPEIFSAIPHHGELLACLADYDLVGLQAERDVEKLHELLSCSSLPSVSDLNNPRPSKDLHTIQAFPIGTDPEAFGALVEEVDAERTGRLVTKATAGRDIILGVDRLDYTKGLPERIAAYEYLLETFPDWRRRVHMLQIAPVSRDSIAEYQNISDQLDIACGRLMGNYAEPDWSPLNYVKRAYPQSTLAGLYRVARVALVTPLRDGMNLVAHEYIACQDPEDPGVVVLSRFAGAAELFPEALQVNPHDVEETAQAMHAALCMSLAERRERWTALMQTVQKRSVDNWARDFLDQLAASADNANRSAA from the coding sequence ATGAAACCGCTTGTCGTCGTCTCCAATCGTACCCCCGGCAAAGAAGCCGCAGCGGGAGGTTTGGCGGTCGCCCTGAAAAAGGTCCTGAGCGCGCAGGACGGCTTCTGGTTCGGTTGGTCCGGAGAATTTTCCGAAACACCCCCCGCCGCTGCCAGTTTTGAAGATATTGACGGCTTGTCCGTTGGCACCATTCCGCTCTCGCGTGAAGCCCATCATGGCTATTACGAGGGCTATTCCAATTCAGTGCTCTGGCCCGCTTTCCATCATCGGCTGGATTTGGTCACCATCGAGCCGGGCCAGTTTGAGGCCTATTTAGGCGTCAACCGGGCTTTCGCCGAGGCGCTGGCCGCCGAAATCACTGAAGATCATGTCATCTGGGTGCACGATTATCACCTGATCCCCTTGGGGCAGGAATTGCGTCGCCTTGGCGTCAAAAACAAGATCGGCTTTTTCCTGCACATCCCCATGCCCGGACCTGAAATTTTTTCGGCCATCCCCCATCATGGCGAATTGCTGGCCTGTCTCGCCGATTATGATCTGGTTGGCCTGCAGGCCGAGCGCGACGTGGAAAAGCTGCACGAGCTGCTTTCCTGCTCCAGCCTGCCATCGGTCTCGGATCTCAATAACCCGCGTCCCTCCAAGGATTTGCACACCATCCAGGCTTTCCCCATCGGCACAGATCCCGAGGCGTTTGGCGCGCTGGTGGAAGAGGTCGATGCAGAACGCACCGGCCGGCTGGTGACGAAAGCCACCGCCGGGCGCGATATCATTCTCGGCGTCGACCGGCTCGACTATACAAAGGGCCTGCCCGAGCGGATTGCCGCTTATGAATATCTGCTCGAAACCTTCCCGGATTGGCGGCGGCGTGTGCACATGCTCCAGATCGCGCCGGTCTCGCGCGACAGCATCGCCGAATACCAGAATATCAGCGATCAGCTGGATATCGCCTGTGGCCGGTTGATGGGAAATTATGCCGAGCCGGACTGGAGCCCGCTCAACTATGTCAAACGCGCCTATCCGCAATCGACACTTGCCGGCCTCTACCGGGTGGCGCGCGTGGCCCTGGTCACCCCGTTACGCGATGGCATGAATCTCGTTGCCCACGAATATATCGCCTGTCAGGACCCAGAGGACCCCGGCGTGGTCGTCTTGTCACGCTTTGCCGGCGCCGCAGAATTGTTTCCCGAGGCCTTGCAGGTCAACCCGCATGACGTTGAAGAAACAGCGCAAGCCATGCATGCAGCCTTGTGCATGTCCCTCGCCGAACGGCGCGAGCGCTGGACGGCGCTGATGCAAACCGTGCAAAAGCGCTCGGTGGACAATTGGGCCCGCGACTTCCTCGATCAGCTTGCCGCTTCAGCTGATAACGCAAACCGGTCGGCAGCATGA
- the otsB gene encoding trehalose-phosphatase — MIPPRLTSDLALFLDFDGTLVEIAPTPDSVVVPDHLPGILAETADALGGALAIVSGRTLDDVTRYLHPLVAPGSGSHGVERRRADGSIAAPDPEIGRVAAEIIAGVAAEIGTQPGLLFEDKPWSAALHYRGAPALEAECIAVMQRVVAVYPGWEVIIGKMIVEARFAGFSKASAVDAFMQEAPFKGRVPVFIGDDRTDEDGMQAAEKHGGYGIKIGEGSSIARYRLTNPQDVWNYLAASRV, encoded by the coding sequence TTGATACCCCCAAGGCTCACGTCCGATCTGGCGCTGTTCCTCGATTTCGACGGGACGCTGGTCGAGATTGCGCCAACGCCGGATTCGGTTGTTGTGCCGGATCACCTGCCCGGCATACTGGCGGAAACAGCTGATGCGCTTGGCGGGGCGCTGGCTATTGTCTCGGGCCGCACGCTGGATGACGTCACCAGATATCTGCATCCGCTTGTGGCGCCGGGCTCGGGCAGCCACGGCGTCGAGCGGCGGCGGGCCGATGGCTCCATCGCAGCACCCGACCCCGAAATCGGCCGGGTAGCGGCGGAAATCATCGCCGGCGTCGCAGCGGAAATCGGCACGCAGCCCGGTTTGCTGTTCGAGGACAAGCCCTGGTCCGCCGCGCTGCATTATCGGGGCGCGCCAGCGCTTGAGGCTGAGTGCATTGCCGTCATGCAGCGCGTGGTGGCCGTTTATCCCGGCTGGGAAGTCATCATCGGCAAGATGATTGTTGAAGCCAGATTCGCCGGATTTTCAAAAGCCAGTGCCGTTGATGCCTTCATGCAGGAAGCGCCCTTCAAGGGGCGGGTGCCGGTCTTTATCGGCGATGACCGCACCGACGAGGATGGCATGCAGGCCGCTGAAAAACATGGCGGTTACGGCATTAAAATAGGCGAGGGGAGCAGCATTGCCCGCTATCGCCTCACTAATCCGCAGGATGTGTGGAACTATCTGGCCGCTTCTCGCGTTTGA
- a CDS encoding 2Fe-2S iron-sulfur cluster-binding protein has translation MKIHVTDQDGKQHELEALEGWRVMEVIRDWDLNIKAECGGSCACATCHVYVDPDWLQKLAPATDEEEDMLDTVGDVEDNSRLSCQILMSDDLDGLKITLAASAAKDEQAA, from the coding sequence ATGAAGATCCATGTAACCGACCAAGACGGCAAACAGCACGAGCTGGAAGCGCTCGAAGGCTGGCGGGTGATGGAAGTCATTCGTGACTGGGATTTGAATATCAAGGCTGAATGCGGCGGCTCATGCGCCTGCGCCACCTGCCATGTCTATGTTGATCCCGACTGGTTGCAAAAGCTCGCGCCCGCCACCGACGAGGAAGAGGACATGCTCGATACGGTGGGCGATGTGGAAGACAATTCCCGCCTGTCCTGCCAGATCCTGATGTCCGATGATCTCGATGGCCTGAAGATCACACTCGCCGCCTCTGCGGCCAAGGACGAGCAGGCCGCCTGA
- a CDS encoding NAD(P)/FAD-dependent oxidoreductase → MSGNEIVTDVVVIGAGPVGLFAVFELGLLDLKCHLIDILDRPGGQCAELYPEKPIYDIPGFPVVTGQALTDNLMQQIEPFGPEFHFNRMVNSIEKLEDGSFRLVTDADEVFLTKVVVVAAGGGSFQPKRPPVPGIEEYEGKSVFYSVRQMEAFRGEDLVIVGGGDSALDWTLNLAPLAKSVTLVHRRDDFRAAPASVNEMRALVAKGEVDLKIGQIAGLDGENGQLSAVRLKTADGEISVPATRLLPFFGLTMKLGPVADWGLELNDNLIAVDTEEFSTSIPGIFAIGDINHYPGKLKLILSGFHEGALMAQAAKRIVNPGERVVFQYTTSSTKLQKKLGVV, encoded by the coding sequence ATGAGCGGAAACGAAATCGTCACCGATGTGGTTGTTATTGGCGCAGGGCCGGTGGGCCTTTTTGCCGTATTCGAGCTTGGGCTATTGGACCTGAAATGCCATCTGATCGACATTCTCGATCGGCCCGGCGGGCAATGTGCCGAGCTGTATCCGGAAAAGCCGATCTATGACATTCCCGGTTTTCCGGTGGTGACAGGGCAGGCGCTGACCGACAATCTCATGCAGCAGATTGAACCCTTCGGGCCTGAATTCCATTTCAACCGCATGGTCAATTCCATCGAAAAGCTGGAAGATGGCAGCTTCCGTCTGGTCACGGATGCCGATGAGGTGTTCCTGACCAAGGTTGTGGTTGTGGCCGCCGGGGGTGGTTCCTTCCAGCCCAAGCGTCCGCCCGTGCCTGGTATTGAGGAATATGAAGGCAAATCAGTCTTTTATTCGGTCCGGCAGATGGAGGCCTTCCGGGGCGAGGATCTGGTGATCGTTGGTGGCGGCGACAGCGCGCTCGACTGGACGCTCAATCTCGCGCCTCTCGCCAAATCCGTGACCCTCGTGCATCGCCGCGACGATTTCCGCGCCGCACCGGCCTCTGTCAATGAAATGCGGGCGCTGGTCGCCAAGGGCGAGGTTGACCTGAAAATCGGCCAGATCGCTGGATTGGACGGCGAGAACGGGCAATTGTCCGCCGTGCGGCTGAAAACCGCCGATGGCGAAATCAGCGTACCCGCCACGCGGCTGCTGCCTTTCTTCGGGCTGACAATGAAACTCGGCCCCGTCGCCGATTGGGGTCTGGAACTCAATGACAACCTGATTGCTGTCGACACCGAAGAATTCTCCACCAGCATTCCCGGCATTTTCGCCATTGGCGATATCAACCATTATCCCGGCAAGCTGAAGCTCATCCTTTCGGGCTTCCATGAAGGTGCCTTGATGGCGCAAGCTGCCAAGCGGATTGTGAATCCGGGCGAACGGGTGGTGTTCCAGTACACAACCTCCTCGACCAAGCTGCAAAAGAAACTCGGCGTCGTCTGA